Proteins found in one Maridesulfovibrio sp. genomic segment:
- a CDS encoding rhodanese-like domain-containing protein: MKLIKNISVIAVLCALMLAVTGCLGSDKFAQEVEKEKGAVKLVKEVQRGDYDVITTTELKGLIDKKEDMIIIDTMPYEASYKKEHVPGAKQFLFPIPDMVEWDVAKTDGKTKEQFVELLGPDKDKLIIVYCGFVKCTRSHNGAAWAKKLGYTNVKRYPGGIFAWKGAKYPVASVK; this comes from the coding sequence ATGAAACTGATCAAGAATATTTCTGTTATCGCTGTTTTGTGTGCGTTGATGCTGGCCGTGACCGGGTGTCTTGGCTCTGACAAATTCGCACAGGAAGTTGAGAAAGAAAAAGGCGCGGTTAAACTGGTCAAGGAAGTCCAGCGCGGTGATTATGACGTGATTACCACTACTGAATTGAAGGGGCTGATAGATAAAAAAGAAGATATGATTATCATCGATACTATGCCCTATGAAGCCAGTTACAAGAAAGAGCATGTTCCCGGCGCCAAGCAGTTTCTGTTCCCCATTCCCGATATGGTTGAGTGGGATGTTGCGAAAACCGACGGCAAGACAAAAGAGCAGTTCGTTGAGTTGCTCGGTCCTGATAAAGATAAGCTCATCATTGTCTATTGCGGTTTCGTAAAGTGTACCCGTAGTCATAACGGTGCCGCTTGGGCCAAGAAACTCGGCTACACCAACGTAAAAAGATACCCCGGCGGCATTTTCGCATGGAAAGGCGCCAAGTATCCTGTTGCTTCAGTAAAATAA